In Macadamia integrifolia cultivar HAES 741 chromosome 1, SCU_Mint_v3, whole genome shotgun sequence, a single window of DNA contains:
- the LOC122077651 gene encoding F-box protein PP2-A15-like isoform X2, translating into MDSIVAEEVITEPTEATSSMPPPRGGGDSSNSIGGGSEISKEEGLRRLLPDNSCEFPTENLPYDHLCSGVLLDQKTKKYWIDPKTGYNYFMLFARDLSINCGDDQRHWEWAYFLEPSNVLVKIAELKKVCRLELRGKFETSNLSPGIMYEVAFVVMLKAHAHGWDVPVNLELILPDGKKHEHEESLLSNPNGQWVEILVGEFMTSQDMDGDLQFSLLEIKGGNCKSGLVIKGVIIRPKSCITKEQPLQNNQFSVIANDLSIEWGSDERYWRWSYSNNCNSFTNMAEAELIKVCWLEVKGKFNTSKLSSGIVYEVAFIVMLKDNAYGWEVPVTLQLALPNGKVQEHKECLLNKPIGQWIALYVGELEKRAEKAGEIEFSLFETEDLHWKKGLVIKNVVIHPKN; encoded by the exons ATGGACTCCATTGTTGCAGAGGAGGTTATTACGGAGCCCACTGAAGCAACAAGTAGTATGCCACCACCTCGCGGCGGCGGTGATAGTAGTAATAGTATTGGTGGTGGATCTGAAATTTCTAAAGAAGAGGGTCTTCGGAGATTGCTTCCCGATAACAGTTGCGAATTTCCCACAGAGAATCTACCGTATGATCATCTCTGCTCCGGAGTATTGCTAGATCAAAAAACAAAG aAGTATTGGATTGATCCAAAAACAGGTTATAACTATTTCATGCTATTTGCAAGAGATCTTTCAATCAATTGTGGTGATGACCAACGTCACTGGGAATGGGCTTATTTTCTAGAACCAAG CAATGTGCTCGTTAAAATAGCAGAACTCAAAAAAGTCTGCAGGCTTGAGTTGCGTGGAAAGTTTGAAACATCAAATCTCTCACCAGGAATCATGTATGAGGTTGCATTTGTGGTAATGTTAAAAGCTCATGCCCATGGATGGGATGTTCCAGTGAATTTGGAACTCATACTTCCTGATGGAAAGAAGCATGAACATGAAGAGAGTTTGCTTTCGAACCCTAATGGTCAATGGGTGGAAATTTTGGTAGGGGAGTTCATGACATCACAAGACATGGATGGAGACTTGCAATTCTCCCTCCTTGAAATTAAGGGGGGTAATTGCAAGAGTGGACTTGTTATCAAGGGTGTCATTATTCGACCTAAGAGCTGCATTACTAAAGAGCAACCACTACAAAATAATCAATTCTCCGTGATAGCAAATGATCTTTCAATTGAATGGGGTTCGGACGAGCGTTACTGGCGCTGGAGTTATAGTAACAATTG TAACAGTTTTACGAACATGGCCGAAGCTGAGCTTATAAAAGTTTGTTGGCTTGAAGTGAAAGGAAAGTTCAACACATCAAAGCTTTCATCAGGAATTGTGTATGAGGTGGCATTTATAGTAATGCTAAAAGATAATGCATATGGATGGGAAGTTCCAGTGACCCTCCAACTTGCACTCCCCAATGgaaaagtgcaagaacataaaGAATGTCTTTTGAACAAGCCTATAGGTCAATGGATAGCGCTTTACGTTGGGGAGTTGGAAAAACGTGCCGAAAAAGCTGGAGAAATTGAGTTCTCCCTCTTTGAAACTGAAGACCTTCATTGGAAGAAAGGGCTTGTTATCAAGAATGTTGTTATTCATCCAAAGAACTAA
- the LOC122079196 gene encoding uncharacterized protein LOC122079196: protein MDPYTLYYHYDGKVEHKIVDREKFSYFELLCDIYSTVLSHIPDGRSIKFTCQAMLPDSRVMIDIWNDDTLMQVLSIFEELRVLMVYVSNVKQFDNGFGGHTINDYPFKVVGRDLLSRRQRNEVQPPSIGIGSFVHYESGRTGASNMGSSEDGSGIIPGIISSHSEKGKSIVDVVEVIDEANDVTNTYSGGCEYGMSDSEDEDWKMQSDDGFKDISKSGSEEEVHFEDGDGSEGDEASIGTDDLSDYDSDEFHAPQVRRARSVFDVEGKVQLEDGMIFDDVDHFRRELKDYAIQEGFHLQRIKNERTRVTVICADDGCQWRIHASPTEDKITFMIKSFNPQHTCSQRKDKNPDATSRWIANKLGPQLKADPELSTNSIRAMLWKDYKIQPSYSQIWRARLLAKEVNEGSHAKSYSKLPRYGEMVRQTNPGSMFNLQFISRTNMADNPVFKRCFVCYEASKRGFLNGCRPFIGLDGCHLKGKFGGTLLAAISVDGNNGLFPLAYAVVESECKDSWLWFLQNLYTALYSTSDDMGYLTFMSDKQKGLTDAIKEVFPESHTRHCSRHLYANFRKDYKGEKLKALFWTASRAYREIEWTKAMAEIKSINQKAYDFLMENQPSSWSRWAFNHQTKSDHITNNMTESFNNWVGPYRDKPILYLIDQVRISLMDKLHKRFEQACSYKGTLTPKIKKRMDVIHQQSRSCVALSAGYNEFEVNNGTSRFVVNLNTRKCGCQVWEATGLPCRHAACCITFKRENLSDYCDSFYFLGKYLQAYENMIHPLPDISELEETSSMGVVEPPPLRRHPGRPKKVRKKEDGEPAGSEYRKKSTSVRCDKCGLQGHNRRTCKGGQIRRKRARKSSTVKESRNVGASEAEVNVSQRTRSHNASTALNDSVQARKRAKATAARARRREKEAMQKPNKN from the exons ATGGATCCTTACACATTGTATTACCATTACGATGGGAAGGTTGAGCACAAGATTGTTGATAGAGAGAAGTTCAGTTATTTTGAGTTACTATGCGACATCTACAGTACGGTGTTGTCACATATTCCAGATGGGAGGTCTATCAAGTTCACTTGTCAAGCTATGCTGCCTGATAGTAGGGTTATGATTGATATATGGAACGATGACACACTCATGCAAGTGTTGTCTATTTTTGAAGAGTTGAGGGTTCTTATGGTGTATGTGTCAAATGTGAAGCAGTTTGACAATGGTTTTGGTGGTCATACCATTAATGACTATCCATTCAAAGTTGTTGGTAGAGATCTTCTAAGCAGAAGACAGAGGAATGAAGTGCAGCCTCCTAGCATTGGAATTGGATCATTTGTTCATTATGAAAGTG GCAGAACTGGTGCATCCAACATGGGATCAAGCGAAGATGGTAGTGGTATAATCCCCGGGATAATTTCAAGTCATAGTGAGAAAGGAAAATCTATTGTAGATGTGGTAGAGGTGATAGATGAGGCAAATGATGTGACTAATACATACTCAGGTGGATGTGAGTATGGTATGTCTGACTCGGAAGATGAAGACTGGAAAATGCAAAGTGATGATGGCTTTAAAGATATTAGTAAAAGTGGAAGTGAAGAAGAGGTGCACTTTGAAGATGGGGATGGCTCTGAAGGTGATGAAGCATCTATTGGAACTGATGACTTATCAGATTATGACTCCGATGAGTTCCATGCACCACAAGTCCGTAGGGCAAGAAGTGTTTTTGATGTTGAAGGAAAAGTCCAACTAGAGGATGGTATGATATTTGATGATGTGGACCATTTTAGGAGAGAATTGAAAGATTATGCAATCCAAGAGGGTTTTCATCTTCagagaataaaaaatgagaggaCAAGGGTAACTGTTATTTGTGCTGATGATGGTTGTCAGTGGAGAATTCATGCATCACCGACTGAAGATAAAATCACTTTTATGATAAAGTCTTTTAATCCTCAGCATACTTGTTCtcaaagaaaagacaaaaaccCGGATGCAACATCAAGATGGATTGCTAACAAACTTGGTCCACAACTCAAAGCAGATCCTGAGTTGTCTACTAATAGTATTAGAGCCATGTTATGGAAGGATTATAAGATTCAACCAAGTTACAGTCAGATTTGGAGGGCACGTCTTCTTGCAAAAGAAGTAAATGAGGGTAGCCATGCCAAGTCGTATTCCAAGCTTCCAAGGTATGGAGAGATGGTTAGGCAAACCAATCCAGGTTCAATGTTTAATCTTCAATTCATTTCAAGAACTAACATGGCCGACAATCCAGTGTTTAAAAGGTGTTTTGTTTGTTATGAAGCAAGCAAAAGAGGGTTTCTTAATGGTTGTAGGCCATTTATTGGGTTGGATGGATGCCATCTGAAGGGAAAGTTTGGAGGGACACTATTGGCAGCTATTTCTGTTGACGGGAACAATGGATTATTTCCACTTGCCTATGCTGTTGTTGAATCTGAGTGCAAAGACAGTTGGCTGTGGTTCCTTCAGAATCTGTATACTGCATTGTATTCTACATCAGATGACATGGGGTATTTAACTTTCATGTCAGATAAGCAAAAG GGGTTAACTGATGCAATTAAGGAGGTTTTCCCTGAATCACATACAAGGCATTGCAGTAGGCATTTGTATGCAAATTTCAGGAAAGATTATAAAGGTGAGAAGCTAAAAGCTTTATTTTGGACTGCATCAAGGGCTTACAGAGAAATTGAGTGGACAAAGGCAATGGCTGAGATCAAGAGTATAAATCAAAAAGCATATGATTTTCTGATGGAAAACCAGCCTAGTTCATGGTCAAGATGGGCATTTAATCACCAAACAAAAAGTGATCACATAACTAACAACATGACAGAGTCCTTCAATAACTGGGTAGGCCCGTATAGAGACAAACCCATCCTATATTTGATTGATCAAGTGCGGATAAGTTTGATGGATAAATTACATAAGAGGTTTGAGCAAGCTTGTTCTTACAAGGGGACTTTGACACCAAAGATTAAGAAGAGAATGGATGTGATCCACCAGCAATCAAGATCTTGTGTGGCCCTATCAGCAGGATATAATGAATTTGAGGTGAACAATGGCACATCAAGATTTGTGGTAAACTTGAATACTCGAAAATGTGGGTGTCAAGTATGGGAGGCTACCGGGCTGCCATGTAGACATGCAGCTTGCTGTATTACATTTAAGAGGGAAAACCTATCAGATTACTGtgatagtttttattttctagggAAATATCTACAAGCCTATGAGAACATGATACACCCACTTCCTGACATATCAGAGTTGGAAGAAACAAGTAGTATGGGAGTGGTGGAGCCTCCACCTCTGAGAAGGCACCCAGGCAGACCcaaaaaagttagaaaaaaGGAGGATGGTGAACCAGCAGGAAGTGAGTACAGAAAGAAGTCTACATCAGTAAGATGTGATAAGTGTGGGCTTCAGGGTCATAACAGGAGAACATGTAAAGGGGGTCAAATTAGGAGGAAAAGGGCAAGGAAAAGCAGTACTGTGAAG GAGAGTCGAAATGTGGGGGCTAGTGAAGCTGAAGTCAATGTCTCTCAGCGGACAAGATCACATAATGCATCAACTGCATTGAATGATAGTGTTCAAGCAAGGAAAAGAGCGAAAGCGACAGCAGCTCGGGCAAGAAGACGTGAAAAGGAGGCAATGCAGAAGCCAAACAAGAATTGA
- the LOC122077651 gene encoding F-box protein PP2-A15-like isoform X1, which yields MDSIVAEEVITEPTEATSSMPPPRGGGDSSNSIGGGSEISKEEGLRRLLPDNSCEFPTENLPYDHLCSGVLLDQKTKKYWIDPKTGYNYFMLFARDLSINCGDDQRHWEWAYFLEPSNVLVKIAELKKVCRLELRGKFETSNLSPGIMYEVAFVVMLKAHAHGWDVPVNLELILPDGKKHEHEESLLSNPNGQWVEILVGEFMTSQDMDGDLQFSLLEIKGGNCKSGLVIKGVIIRPKSCITKEQPLQNNQFSVIANDLSIEWGSDERYWRWSYSNNCHSNSFTNMAEAELIKVCWLEVKGKFNTSKLSSGIVYEVAFIVMLKDNAYGWEVPVTLQLALPNGKVQEHKECLLNKPIGQWIALYVGELEKRAEKAGEIEFSLFETEDLHWKKGLVIKNVVIHPKN from the exons ATGGACTCCATTGTTGCAGAGGAGGTTATTACGGAGCCCACTGAAGCAACAAGTAGTATGCCACCACCTCGCGGCGGCGGTGATAGTAGTAATAGTATTGGTGGTGGATCTGAAATTTCTAAAGAAGAGGGTCTTCGGAGATTGCTTCCCGATAACAGTTGCGAATTTCCCACAGAGAATCTACCGTATGATCATCTCTGCTCCGGAGTATTGCTAGATCAAAAAACAAAG aAGTATTGGATTGATCCAAAAACAGGTTATAACTATTTCATGCTATTTGCAAGAGATCTTTCAATCAATTGTGGTGATGACCAACGTCACTGGGAATGGGCTTATTTTCTAGAACCAAG CAATGTGCTCGTTAAAATAGCAGAACTCAAAAAAGTCTGCAGGCTTGAGTTGCGTGGAAAGTTTGAAACATCAAATCTCTCACCAGGAATCATGTATGAGGTTGCATTTGTGGTAATGTTAAAAGCTCATGCCCATGGATGGGATGTTCCAGTGAATTTGGAACTCATACTTCCTGATGGAAAGAAGCATGAACATGAAGAGAGTTTGCTTTCGAACCCTAATGGTCAATGGGTGGAAATTTTGGTAGGGGAGTTCATGACATCACAAGACATGGATGGAGACTTGCAATTCTCCCTCCTTGAAATTAAGGGGGGTAATTGCAAGAGTGGACTTGTTATCAAGGGTGTCATTATTCGACCTAAGAGCTGCATTACTAAAGAGCAACCACTACAAAATAATCAATTCTCCGTGATAGCAAATGATCTTTCAATTGAATGGGGTTCGGACGAGCGTTACTGGCGCTGGAGTTATAGTAACAATTG TCACAGTAACAGTTTTACGAACATGGCCGAAGCTGAGCTTATAAAAGTTTGTTGGCTTGAAGTGAAAGGAAAGTTCAACACATCAAAGCTTTCATCAGGAATTGTGTATGAGGTGGCATTTATAGTAATGCTAAAAGATAATGCATATGGATGGGAAGTTCCAGTGACCCTCCAACTTGCACTCCCCAATGgaaaagtgcaagaacataaaGAATGTCTTTTGAACAAGCCTATAGGTCAATGGATAGCGCTTTACGTTGGGGAGTTGGAAAAACGTGCCGAAAAAGCTGGAGAAATTGAGTTCTCCCTCTTTGAAACTGAAGACCTTCATTGGAAGAAAGGGCTTGTTATCAAGAATGTTGTTATTCATCCAAAGAACTAA